CATAATACCGGACCCGGCCGGGCAAATTGTTGCGTTCAAGAAAATCACGCACGGCAATTGCGGCCAGCATGGCCCCCGCGCCCAGCAGGTTATGGCCGCATCCATGGCCATTGCCGCTGTCATTGCGTGGTTTCTGTTCGGCAATGCCTGCTTCCTGGCTTAGGCCCGGCAGCGCGTCATATTCGCCCAGAATGGCAATAACCGGGCCATCTTCGCCAGCTTCGCCCAGCACGGCAGTCGGGATACCGCCGACATTTTCGGTAATGCGAAACCCCTTTTGCGCCAGCATGTCGCGGTGGCAGGCAACGCTTTGCACTTCGGCATAATTCAGTTCCGGCATTTCCCAGATCTGGTCACTCATGGCGCATAATTCGGGGCTGTGCCCATCCACCATTGTCCAGATTGCGTCGGCATTCGACGTGGCTGCCATGTGATTTTCCTTGTATCCGTATTCATCATCTATAAATTGGTGCCAATTTTGGCGCATATTTTTCCAATGTAAAGAACAAACCGAATTTTTTGCTGGAAAATTACGCACTACGCAAAACTGCGTATTAATTACGCACACCAATGCTGCTGGCATGTTTTTGCCAGTCCGCTATACAATCGGGCGCAACTTCCGAGCGCCAAGGCACCCAAGCACCCGAGGAAACGTTGAAACCAGCAAGCAGTGATAGTGAAAACAGCCTGGTCGACCAGATCGCAACCGACATCCAAGCGGGTGCCTATGCACCGGGATCGTGGTTAAAGCAGATCGAACTGCAACAGCGCTATAAAACATCGCGCCCGATGATCCGCCTAGCGCTGGACCGGCTGGCACAAAAACGCCTGATCCGCCACGAACCCAATCGCGGCTATTACGTTTATGAAGCCGATGGCGATGAAGTACGTGACCTGCTGGATTTACGTGCCATGATCGAATGTGCAGCCGCTAAGCGCATTATCCGCCACGGCACCGGGCCGGAATGCGACCACCTTGAAGAACTGGCGCAAAATTTTGAACAGCTGATCGATACCGGCAGCATCCTGCAGCAATATGAAGCCAACCTGGCCTTTCACCAGCAGCTTTTAAGCATGTCGGGCAACCCCCAGATCGCCGTGATCATCGATGATTTGCGCCATCGCATCCCATCGGCCCCGGCGGGCCAGTGGCGCACCTATCAACGGGTCAAACAATCCAGCGCCGAGCATTTTGAAATGGTTGCCGCCATTCGCAACCGCGATGCCGATGCCCTGGGCGACACCATCCGCCGCCACATCCAGCAAACCCCATAAAAAAACACGACAGGTTCCCCCGCCGTGTTTCTTGTCATCTATATGCTGTATCAGGCGCACAAACTAGAAGGTCAGTTTGCCCTCAGGCTTGCCCACCACAATCGCCGTTACATGGTCCGGGTCCATCAATTCGCTGGCAACACGGTTTACATCCTGTAGCGATACGGCATTGACGTAATCATTCCGCTTATCAAGGAAATCAATCCCCAGATCCTCGGTCTGCATGCCCACCAGCATGCCCGACAGGTTGCCAAGGCTGGTAAAGCGCAGCGGAAACGCCCCGGTCAGATAGGATTTGGCGTTATCAAGTTCATCCTGGGTGATGCCGTCTTTCTGCATTTTCTGCCATTCATCACGAATAACCGACAGGCTTTTGCCAATGGCATCATTGCGGGTGGCAACACCCCCCATCATGAAATCAGCCTGGTCCAGATTGGCAAGATAGCTGTAAACGCCATAGGCAAGACCGCGCTTTTCACGGACTTCTTCGGTCAGGCGCGATGAAAAACCACCCCCGCCAAGAATGTAATTCATGACATAGGCGGCATAGAAATCCTTGTCTTTGCGCGCGATACCCTTCTGGCCCCAAATGGCCTGGCTTTGCGGGTTATCCTGCGAAATGACCTTCACATCACCACCAAATTTCGGCGTAACGGCCGGAATTTCCGGCAGCCTGCTTTTTTCCGGCAGGCCGCCAAAGGCTTCGTCCAGCAGCGGGCCAAGTTCCTTGGCACTGATATCACCGGCAACACCAATCACCAGATTGTCACGCGCCAGCGACCGTTTCACGAAATCGCGCAAATCGGCCACTTTCAGGCCATTGACGGTTTCAAACGTGCCTTCTACCGGGCGGGCATAGGGATGTTCGCCAAAAACGCTTTTGAAAAAGGCGCGCTGCGCCATTGAACCGGGGTCGGTTTCTTCCTGTTTCAGGCCCGCCACAATCTGCGAACGAATACGTTCAACCGCTTCGTCATCAAAACGGGGCGATGTCAGCGACAGTTTCAGCAGGTTAATCGCGGTGGGCCGTTCGCGCGTCAATGTTACCAGCGACCCGGTAAAATCATCGCGCCCGGCATCATAGGCCAGGCTGATGGATTTGTTTTCCATCAGGCCCCGGAAGGTCTGGCTGTCCATATCGCCCGCACCTTCATCGATCAGCCCGGAAACCATATTGGCCCGGCCCAGCTTGCCATCGGGGTCGGTGGCGGCACCGGCCCCCTTGAAGGCAAAATCAATGGTCAGAAGCGGGTTTAAATGATCTTCGATCAGCCAGGCTTTGATCCCGCCTTTGCTGACCACTTCCTGCACTTCAACAGCCTTGGCCGAACCAACATCAAAACCGGCAATTGCGACCAGCGCAACCAGGCCAAAGGCAAACTGGCGGGATGTGTTTTTCAATGAAAATGCCATGATCAATGCGTCTCCATCTCGCCGGTTACGGGGGCTGTGGGCATGCCGGGGCCTTTTGCCCCTTTGGGGCGCAAAAGCCAGCCGGTGACAGAACGTTTGTCGTCCAGCACCGCACGCGCAGCGGCATTAACCTGATCAAGCGTTACAGCATTAATACGGTCGGGCCAACTTTCAACCTGATCAACCGTCAGGCCAACAGCCAAAGCCTCGCCCAGGGTGCGGGCCGCACCCGAAAGGGAATCGCGGGCAAAAACCGCACTATCAAGCAGGCGCTGGCGGGCTTCATCAAGTTCCTTCTGGGTGATGCCGTCTTTCAGGGTTTTGGCAATTTCATCATCCAGGGCAGCTTCCAGGTCGGCCATCTGCACGCCATCGCGGGGCACGGCATAAAACCCGAAGGTCGATAAATCCATCGCCACCGGGTCATAAAAGCTGCCTGCCGTGGTTGCCAGTTTCTGGTCCACCACCAGCGATTTATAAAGGCGGCTTGTGGTGCCCGATCCCAGAATTTCGCTAAACACTTCCAGCGGCGGCGCCTGATCGGCATTTTCGGTATTATAGGACGGTGCCAGATAATAACGCGACATGGATGGCTGGCCGACGCGGGCATCGGTCAGGGTAACCTTGCGCGGGGCATGCTGGGTGGGTTCTTTTACGCGGACACGCTTGGGAACATCATGGGCCGGGATGCTGCCGTAATATTTTTCGGCCATCGGCTTAAGTTCATCCATCGTGATATCGCCAGCCACCACCAGAATGGCATTATTGGGCGTGTACCATTTTTTGTACCAGTCCATCGCATCCTGGGTGGTCAGTTGCTGCATTTCATGCAGCCAGCCAATAATCGGCCGCCCATAGGGATGCTGCATGAAAAGAGCATTGCGCATCTGTTCGCCCAGCAGGGCGCTGGGGTTGTTATCGGTACGCATGCGGCGTTCTTCGATGATCACGTCGCGTTCCGGCAAAACGACCTTGTCGCTCAGTTGCAGGTTCTGCATCCGGTCGGCTTCCATTTCCATGACCATGCCCAGGCGGTCCCGGGCGATATTCTGGAAATAGGCGGTGTAATCCCATGTGGTAAAGGCATTGTCCTGCCCGCCATTACGCGCCACGATCTTGGAAAACTCGCCCGGGGCAATGGTTTTGGTACCCTTGAACATCAGATGTTCAAGAAAATGGGCAATGCCCGACGTACCGGGGATTTCATCGGCCGCACCGGCCTTGTACCACACCATATGGGTCACAACCGGGGCCCGGTGGTTTTCCACCAGCACCACCTGCATGCCGTTCGACAGGGTTGTGGTCTTGGGATTAAAAACGCCTGCCTGCGCAAAGGGGGCAAACATCAGCAGCACCAGCATCAAAACCGGAAGCACGACCGGGACGCGATGCAAAACACGTTGGGACGAAAATTTCATGCTGTCTTCCTTGGGGAACAGTCCGGGAATTAAGCGAATTATTTTTATATAACCCTGCCTTTTCATGGAATTGGGCAGGATGTCCTGATTAAGAACCGATTATGACAGAACAAGGGCGCGGAAGTTCCGCGCCCTTGTTTTTTCGATCACAATTTGGCGAGCAGCCCACCCCTGCCGGGGCGAATTGCCAATCCTAGAAAATATCTTCGAGAATGCCTTTTTTACGGCGTTCAATCGTCGGCGTGTCGCCTTCGGTAACCGGGTTACCCAATGCCTGCTGGTCGCGAATGCGCTTGGCTTCTTTTGCCGGGTCAACCTGGCTGCCAAATGCCGGTTTTTCCTGCCAGAAAACCAGGCGATCAACGACGCTTTCGTTTTCCTTGATCAGGATCGATGTTTCGCGATCCACTTCGGTACGGATATCGGGGTCGGCATATTGTGCGCCACCCTTTTCCAGAAGGGCGACTTCGCCGCTGCTGCGGTCGGCCGAATTAAGATCACGCGCCACCGGGTTCGGTGTTTCACCGGTCAGCAGGCGACGGGCCTGTTCGGTGGTGGTGCCTGTCTGCGGCCGGGGTGCGCCCGGATCGGGGGCACGCAGGTTATATTCCGGCGGCAAACTCAGGGGGGCGCGCGAAACCACCTGAAATTCGTCAGGGGACTGTTTGTTCAGCCCGAAGGTTTCCTTGGTTGATTCACAACCGGTCACGGCAAGCGCCAACCCGGTTAGCGCCACAATCCTGATCAGATGAGATTTCCGGGTCATTCACGCCTCTTGCAAGTCTGTCATCGGGGCCCCATTTGGCCCGACCAAAATTATCGCGAAGTTTTTTTACCGCCAAACAGGGAATCGATCAACAGCAACGCGGCCCCAATCGTAATTCCTGTATCGGCGATATTAAATACCGGCCAGTGATAGCCCGCAACATGCAAATCGATAAAATCCGTCACCGCACCGTGGCGCAGGCGGTCTACCAGGTTGCCAACGGCCCCGCCAACCACCATGGCAAGGGCAATTCCCAGCACGCGATCACGGGTTCGCCACATCCAGACCAGAAAGCCAATTGTGATAATGGCGGTGCCAAAAATCATCACCCATGGGGCCTGGCCCTGAAACAGACCAAAGGAAACACCCGGATTCCACGCCAGAACAAAATTCATGAACGGCGTAACCTTGATGTAGCGTGCCGGATCGGACAGCGCATCAATGGCGATCTGTTTGGTCCACTGGTCAAGGATAAACACAACCGCCAGAACCGGCAGGCCCAAGGCAAAGGCGCGATGTTTCATCAATTTTCTTTCCGTCTGCCCATATGACAGGGCCGGACATCCATGCCCGGCCCGATTTTTCGTTTCATGCTGCCCGTTATTGCGCGGCACCCATTTCATCAACGGCGTCGGCACACCGGTTACAAACGGTCTTATGTACCGGATGCGATCCAACTTCGGGCAGGATCTGCCAGCAACGCTCGCACTTCTCGCCTTCGGCCAGTGCCGGCACCACGGCCACACCTGCCACATCTTCCAGACGATAGGCATCTTCCGGTCCCTCGCCTGCAATCAGCTCGATATCCGAGGTAATGGCAATTTC
The window above is part of the Thalassospira marina genome. Proteins encoded here:
- a CDS encoding GntR family transcriptional regulator; translation: MKPASSDSENSLVDQIATDIQAGAYAPGSWLKQIELQQRYKTSRPMIRLALDRLAQKRLIRHEPNRGYYVYEADGDEVRDLLDLRAMIECAAAKRIIRHGTGPECDHLEELAQNFEQLIDTGSILQQYEANLAFHQQLLSMSGNPQIAVIIDDLRHRIPSAPAGQWRTYQRVKQSSAEHFEMVAAIRNRDADALGDTIRRHIQQTP
- a CDS encoding M16 family metallopeptidase — encoded protein: MKFSSQRVLHRVPVVLPVLMLVLLMFAPFAQAGVFNPKTTTLSNGMQVVLVENHRAPVVTHMVWYKAGAADEIPGTSGIAHFLEHLMFKGTKTIAPGEFSKIVARNGGQDNAFTTWDYTAYFQNIARDRLGMVMEMEADRMQNLQLSDKVVLPERDVIIEERRMRTDNNPSALLGEQMRNALFMQHPYGRPIIGWLHEMQQLTTQDAMDWYKKWYTPNNAILVVAGDITMDELKPMAEKYYGSIPAHDVPKRVRVKEPTQHAPRKVTLTDARVGQPSMSRYYLAPSYNTENADQAPPLEVFSEILGSGTTSRLYKSLVVDQKLATTAGSFYDPVAMDLSTFGFYAVPRDGVQMADLEAALDDEIAKTLKDGITQKELDEARQRLLDSAVFARDSLSGAARTLGEALAVGLTVDQVESWPDRINAVTLDQVNAAARAVLDDKRSVTGWLLRPKGAKGPGMPTAPVTGEMETH
- a CDS encoding DUF3035 domain-containing protein, translating into MTRKSHLIRIVALTGLALAVTGCESTKETFGLNKQSPDEFQVVSRAPLSLPPEYNLRAPDPGAPRPQTGTTTEQARRLLTGETPNPVARDLNSADRSSGEVALLEKGGAQYADPDIRTEVDRETSILIKENESVVDRLVFWQEKPAFGSQVDPAKEAKRIRDQQALGNPVTEGDTPTIERRKKGILEDIF
- a CDS encoding M16 family metallopeptidase; amino-acid sequence: MAFSLKNTSRQFAFGLVALVAIAGFDVGSAKAVEVQEVVSKGGIKAWLIEDHLNPLLTIDFAFKGAGAATDPDGKLGRANMVSGLIDEGAGDMDSQTFRGLMENKSISLAYDAGRDDFTGSLVTLTRERPTAINLLKLSLTSPRFDDEAVERIRSQIVAGLKQEETDPGSMAQRAFFKSVFGEHPYARPVEGTFETVNGLKVADLRDFVKRSLARDNLVIGVAGDISAKELGPLLDEAFGGLPEKSRLPEIPAVTPKFGGDVKVISQDNPQSQAIWGQKGIARKDKDFYAAYVMNYILGGGGFSSRLTEEVREKRGLAYGVYSYLANLDQADFMMGGVATRNDAIGKSLSVIRDEWQKMQKDGITQDELDNAKSYLTGAFPLRFTSLGNLSGMLVGMQTEDLGIDFLDKRNDYVNAVSLQDVNRVASELMDPDHVTAIVVGKPEGKLTF
- the lspA gene encoding signal peptidase II codes for the protein MKHRAFALGLPVLAVVFILDQWTKQIAIDALSDPARYIKVTPFMNFVLAWNPGVSFGLFQGQAPWVMIFGTAIITIGFLVWMWRTRDRVLGIALAMVVGGAVGNLVDRLRHGAVTDFIDLHVAGYHWPVFNIADTGITIGAALLLIDSLFGGKKTSR